In one window of Microbacterium sp. PM5 DNA:
- a CDS encoding GNAT family protein, producing the protein MLLTEPVVLENERVRLEPLRADHAAELQRAREGLEYAWYTSVPTDASADITHRLAERDSGRMNPFAVVVDGVAVGMTTFCTIDLDSPRVEIGYTWLSPTVQRTGVNTAAKLLLLQHAFEACHVIAVQLCTHWHNRQSRAAIERLGAKQDGVLRNHRVGPDGTLRDTVIYSILPHEWPTVKRGLQARLR; encoded by the coding sequence GTGCTGCTGACCGAGCCTGTCGTCCTCGAGAACGAGCGTGTCCGACTCGAACCGCTGCGGGCCGATCACGCGGCCGAGCTCCAGCGTGCCCGCGAGGGGCTGGAATACGCCTGGTACACCTCCGTTCCCACAGACGCGAGCGCGGACATCACCCACCGGCTCGCCGAACGCGACAGCGGACGCATGAACCCGTTCGCGGTGGTGGTCGACGGCGTGGCGGTGGGGATGACGACGTTCTGCACCATCGATCTCGACAGTCCGCGGGTGGAGATCGGCTACACCTGGTTGTCGCCGACAGTGCAGCGCACCGGCGTGAACACGGCCGCCAAGCTCCTGCTCCTGCAGCACGCGTTCGAGGCGTGCCACGTGATCGCCGTGCAGTTGTGCACGCACTGGCACAACCGTCAATCGCGGGCCGCGATCGAGCGCCTCGGCGCGAAGCAGGACGGCGTGCTGCGCAATCATCGAGTGGGTCCCGACGGCACCCTGCGCGACACCGTGATCTACTCGATCCTCCCGCACGAGTGGCCGACGGTGAAGCGGG
- a CDS encoding phospho-sugar mutase, protein MSGADAAGTTVLDAARAWLAQDPDEVTRAELSAIVDAAASGDEAASADLADRFGSRLQFGTAGLRGRLGAGSNRMNRVLVSQAAAGFAAYLRGKAAPGTTPLVVIGYDGRRNSDVFARDSAELFAGAGLRAVLLPRMLPTPVLAFAVRHLGAAAGVMVTASHNPPDDNGYKVYLGGADHGSQIVSPADAEIAAHIDRIAATSAVPDLARAEYEVADESVITAYVAATAAVAPATAGAAGMNWVYTAMHGVGSETLHAILELAGYPRPTVVEAQIAPDGRFPTVAFPNPEEPGAMDLAFETARAVDAEFVIANDPDADRLAVALPDETAPGGWRRLTGNEIGLLLGWRAAARAVERGETGSLACSLVSSPGLQSVAEHYGLDFHATLTGFKWISRAPGILYGFEEALGYLVNPETVRDKDGISAAVAILGMIAEARERGESLADLLRSFPETFGFFASGQVSLRVDDLSMIGRIMSALRQAPPARVGDVAVTGIDDLLTGTGGVPASDVLRLWLEDGSRLIVRPSGTEPKLKAYLDVRGASADDAQERLAALDSGTRALIAAAQG, encoded by the coding sequence GTGAGCGGCGCGGATGCCGCGGGGACGACCGTGCTCGACGCGGCGCGCGCCTGGCTCGCGCAGGATCCCGACGAGGTCACCCGCGCGGAGCTGAGTGCCATCGTGGATGCCGCGGCCAGCGGCGACGAGGCGGCATCCGCCGACCTCGCCGATCGTTTCGGTTCCCGCCTGCAGTTCGGCACGGCGGGACTGCGAGGACGGCTGGGCGCGGGCAGCAACCGCATGAACCGGGTGCTCGTGTCTCAGGCCGCCGCGGGATTCGCCGCCTACCTGCGTGGGAAGGCGGCGCCGGGAACGACACCACTCGTGGTCATCGGCTACGACGGGCGTCGCAATTCGGACGTGTTCGCCCGCGACTCGGCGGAACTGTTCGCGGGGGCCGGCCTGCGGGCGGTGCTGCTTCCGCGGATGCTCCCCACTCCGGTGCTGGCCTTCGCGGTGCGCCACCTCGGCGCCGCCGCGGGCGTCATGGTGACGGCGTCGCACAACCCGCCGGACGACAACGGCTACAAGGTGTACCTCGGCGGCGCCGACCACGGCTCACAGATCGTCTCCCCCGCCGACGCCGAGATCGCGGCACACATCGACCGGATCGCGGCGACCTCGGCGGTCCCCGACCTGGCTCGCGCCGAGTACGAGGTCGCGGACGAGTCCGTCATCACCGCCTACGTCGCCGCCACCGCGGCCGTCGCCCCCGCCACCGCGGGTGCGGCCGGCATGAACTGGGTGTACACGGCCATGCACGGTGTCGGTTCCGAGACCCTGCACGCGATCCTCGAGCTCGCGGGCTATCCCCGACCCACCGTCGTGGAGGCGCAGATCGCGCCCGACGGGCGCTTTCCGACCGTCGCCTTCCCCAATCCGGAGGAGCCGGGGGCCATGGACCTCGCGTTCGAGACGGCTCGCGCCGTCGACGCCGAGTTCGTGATCGCCAACGATCCCGATGCCGATCGCCTGGCCGTCGCCCTGCCCGACGAGACCGCGCCCGGGGGCTGGCGCCGCCTGACCGGGAACGAGATCGGGCTGCTGCTCGGGTGGCGTGCCGCCGCCCGCGCCGTCGAACGGGGTGAGACGGGATCGCTGGCCTGCTCGCTGGTGTCGTCCCCCGGCCTGCAGAGCGTCGCGGAGCACTACGGTCTCGACTTCCACGCGACGCTGACGGGCTTCAAGTGGATCTCGCGCGCGCCCGGCATCCTCTACGGTTTCGAAGAGGCCCTCGGATACCTGGTCAACCCCGAGACGGTACGCGACAAAGACGGCATCTCCGCCGCGGTGGCGATTCTCGGCATGATCGCCGAGGCCCGCGAGCGCGGCGAGAGCCTCGCGGATCTGTTGCGGAGCTTCCCGGAGACGTTCGGCTTCTTCGCGTCGGGTCAGGTGTCGCTGCGCGTCGACGATCTGTCGATGATCGGGCGCATCATGTCGGCGCTTCGCCAGGCTCCGCCTGCTCGGGTGGGCGATGTCGCGGTGACCGGCATCGACGACCTGCTGACGGGCACAGGCGGCGTGCCGGCCAGCGACGTGCTGCGGCTGTGGCTGGAGGACGGGTCGCGCCTGATCGTACGCCCGAGCGGCACCGAGCCCAAGCTGAAGGCCTACCTGGATGTGCGCGGCGCATCGGCGGACGATGCACAGGAGCGGCTCGCCGCTCTGGATTCCGGCACGCGGGCGCTGATCGCCGCGGCGCAGGGGTGA
- a CDS encoding Maf family protein, protein MRVCLASTSPARLMLMRQAGIEPLLRAPDVDEEAVIDEIQEREARILPPDEHVLLLARRKAADVAASLVNDIPDFDGVVVGGDSMFEIDGDVLGKPLRPEVATARWEQMRGRTGVLHSGHSVIRVRPGMPPREEHAVAAAAVTFVSDVSDAEIAAYVATGEPLQVAGAFTVDSLGGPFIERVDGDPSTVVGMSLSTVRRLCKALGVVWTDLWTSSPSHRDGTQKEDATS, encoded by the coding sequence ATGCGCGTGTGCCTCGCCTCCACCTCCCCCGCCCGACTCATGCTCATGCGCCAGGCCGGCATCGAGCCGCTGCTGCGGGCGCCCGACGTCGACGAGGAGGCGGTCATCGACGAGATCCAGGAACGCGAGGCACGCATCCTGCCTCCCGACGAGCACGTCCTGCTGCTCGCGCGACGCAAGGCCGCCGACGTCGCGGCATCCCTCGTGAACGACATCCCCGACTTCGACGGCGTCGTCGTGGGCGGCGACTCGATGTTCGAGATCGACGGCGACGTGCTCGGCAAGCCGCTGCGGCCCGAGGTCGCCACGGCACGGTGGGAGCAGATGCGCGGCCGGACGGGTGTGCTGCACTCGGGCCACAGCGTCATCCGCGTCCGGCCCGGGATGCCGCCGCGAGAGGAGCACGCCGTCGCCGCCGCCGCCGTCACCTTCGTCTCCGACGTCTCGGATGCCGAGATCGCCGCCTACGTCGCAACCGGCGAACCGTTGCAGGTGGCCGGAGCCTTCACGGTCGACAGCCTGGGCGGGCCGTTCATCGAGCGCGTCGACGGCGACCCGTCGACCGTGGTCGGCATGTCCCTGTCGACGGTGCGCCGACTGTGCAAGGCGCTCGGCGTCGTCTGGACCGATCTGTGGACGTCGTCCCCCTCCCACCGCGACGGCACGCAGAAGGAGGACGCGACTTCGTAG
- a CDS encoding purine-nucleoside phosphorylase gives MSDMNTNPLDDPSADPFEVAARAAGDIARLTGVERHDIALTLGSGWGKAADLVGETTATIPATDVTGFSAPALAGHVGSIRSIVTPEGKRVLVIGARTHYYEGHGVRRVVHSVRTAAATGATTMVLTNGAGGIKETWTPGTPVLISDHINLTADSPLEGATFIDLTDLYSSRLRELARTVDPTLDEGVYCQFRGPHYETPAEVQMAKTIGGHIVGMSTALEAIAARQAGMEVLGFSLITNLAAGIQKTPLSHAEVIEAGQAAEPVISALLARVIGQL, from the coding sequence ATGTCCGACATGAACACCAACCCGCTCGACGACCCTTCTGCCGACCCGTTCGAGGTGGCCGCGCGCGCCGCCGGCGACATCGCACGCCTCACCGGCGTCGAACGGCACGACATCGCGCTCACGCTCGGCAGCGGTTGGGGCAAGGCGGCCGACCTCGTCGGCGAGACGACCGCGACGATTCCCGCGACCGATGTCACCGGCTTCAGCGCGCCCGCACTGGCCGGCCATGTCGGATCGATCCGCAGCATCGTCACCCCCGAGGGAAAGCGCGTGCTCGTGATCGGCGCCCGCACGCACTACTACGAGGGACACGGCGTCCGCCGGGTCGTCCACAGCGTCCGCACGGCCGCCGCGACCGGAGCGACGACGATGGTGCTCACCAACGGAGCCGGCGGCATCAAGGAGACGTGGACGCCCGGGACGCCCGTGCTCATCAGCGACCACATCAACCTGACAGCCGACTCGCCGCTGGAGGGGGCGACGTTCATCGACCTCACCGATCTGTATTCGTCGCGCCTGCGAGAGCTCGCCCGCACGGTCGATCCGACCCTCGACGAAGGCGTGTACTGCCAGTTCCGCGGCCCGCACTACGAGACCCCCGCGGAGGTGCAGATGGCCAAGACGATCGGCGGCCACATCGTCGGCATGTCGACGGCGCTCGAGGCGATCGCCGCGCGTCAGGCCGGGATGGAGGTGTTGGGCTTCTCCCTCATCACCAACCTCGCCGCCGGCATCCAGAAGACCCCGCTCAGCCACGCCGAGGTCATCGAGGCCGGCCAGGCCGCCGAGCCCGTGATCTCCGCGCTGCTGGCTCGCGTGATCGGGCAGCTGTGA
- a CDS encoding ATP-binding protein — protein MTTEPLPIAVDPAVRRPLGDIAAGAERFTQARVERIIRTVVALGCAVLGTQAFLNALGSRQEAPPTHLPLLLAVFIPLAMMVAASVAGVGVRTAAGIFAVVFPIVLLCWPLVTHARADAADGAPWIWYLLNVGTSAAVLAFGLPLQIAWAAVIPILYAIARLTQLGGAPADVVDVVRDAVFAAILAAVVITLGRLLRGVAVGIDQARSEAVASYAVAAAHNAAETERVAVAALMHDSVLAALIAAERAHTPREEALAAAMAREALTRLANTDQDAGEGPDEPVAVAAIAAALRRVVADLDADAPVAADIAAAAPLVPGRVARAVVLAATQAVSNAIVHAHGEGLRVALRADGQRLRVQVADRGPGFDPASIPDDRLGIRGSIVARMAAVGGRARVRTAADGTHVVLDWEFSR, from the coding sequence GTGACGACTGAGCCCCTGCCGATCGCCGTCGACCCGGCGGTTCGCCGTCCCCTGGGCGACATCGCCGCGGGTGCGGAGCGGTTCACGCAGGCGCGGGTCGAGCGGATCATCCGCACGGTCGTCGCCCTGGGGTGCGCGGTGCTGGGCACGCAGGCCTTCCTCAACGCGCTGGGCTCGCGCCAGGAGGCGCCACCGACGCATCTGCCGCTTCTGCTGGCCGTCTTCATCCCGCTCGCGATGATGGTCGCGGCATCCGTCGCCGGGGTCGGTGTTCGCACCGCGGCAGGAATCTTCGCCGTCGTCTTCCCGATCGTCCTGCTGTGCTGGCCGCTCGTCACCCACGCACGCGCGGATGCCGCGGACGGCGCCCCCTGGATCTGGTACCTGCTGAACGTGGGCACCTCTGCGGCCGTGCTGGCCTTCGGACTTCCCCTGCAGATCGCGTGGGCGGCGGTCATCCCGATCCTGTACGCGATCGCCCGGCTGACCCAACTCGGTGGCGCCCCCGCGGACGTCGTCGATGTCGTGCGCGATGCGGTGTTCGCCGCGATCCTCGCGGCGGTGGTGATCACCCTGGGGCGTCTGCTGCGGGGTGTGGCGGTCGGCATCGATCAGGCGCGCAGCGAGGCCGTCGCCTCCTACGCCGTCGCCGCCGCCCACAATGCCGCCGAGACCGAGCGGGTCGCCGTCGCCGCGCTCATGCACGACAGCGTGCTGGCGGCGCTGATCGCGGCCGAGCGGGCGCACACCCCGCGGGAGGAGGCGCTGGCGGCCGCGATGGCGAGAGAGGCCTTGACGCGGTTGGCAAACACCGACCAGGACGCGGGCGAGGGGCCCGACGAGCCGGTCGCCGTGGCGGCGATTGCGGCCGCCCTTCGCCGGGTGGTGGCCGATCTCGATGCGGACGCGCCCGTCGCCGCCGACATCGCCGCGGCCGCTCCGCTCGTTCCGGGGCGCGTCGCGCGAGCCGTCGTGCTGGCCGCCACGCAGGCCGTCTCCAACGCCATCGTCCATGCGCACGGAGAAGGCCTGCGCGTGGCTCTGCGAGCCGACGGCCAGCGCCTGCGCGTGCAGGTGGCCGATCGCGGTCCCGGCTTCGATCCGGCGAGCATCCCCGATGATCGCCTGGGAATTCGTGGGTCCATCGTGGCGCGCATGGCGGCCGTCGGCGGCCGCGCGCGCGTGCGCACGGCGGCGGACGGGACTCACGTCGTCCTGGACTGGGAGTTCTCGCGATGA
- a CDS encoding TRAM domain-containing protein has protein sequence MQPGDLLDLDITDVAHGGVFIARHEGRVVFVSDAIPGERVRVRLTETAKSSFWRGAVVEVLDASPHRRPHIWAAADVRIDPDRRPGGADFGHIELGHQRELKLQVLRAALGRFGGLEQPSATISGARALLSDRGEVIAEESADATGWRTRVSLHVDGDGRVGPYAARSHRVIEVDELPLATAEIQRAARTLSAPPGRIDLVQPADGRVRIVPRPDAAAAGRAGSGRRGGGPRRGAPQRAGVDAAAHEIITEQVDGRSFQLDAGGFWQVHRLAAHSLTGAVVDALTAAGGVDPEAQHLDLYGGVGLFAATIGTLGGPATRVTTVESDPRATEHAGENLAAWVGARAETSRADRFLARLHAQAGAVERGRLGRGVTLLDPPRAGAGREVVDAVAALAPASIVYVACDPVALARDIGAFRERGYGVRRIEAFDLFPHSHHVEAVALLQREP, from the coding sequence ATGCAACCCGGAGACCTCCTCGATCTCGACATCACCGACGTGGCCCATGGTGGCGTGTTCATCGCGCGGCACGAAGGGCGGGTCGTCTTCGTCTCCGACGCGATTCCGGGCGAGCGCGTCCGGGTGCGGTTGACCGAGACCGCGAAGTCCTCGTTCTGGCGCGGCGCCGTCGTCGAGGTCCTCGACGCCTCGCCGCATCGACGCCCGCACATCTGGGCGGCCGCCGACGTCCGCATCGACCCCGATCGCCGACCCGGGGGGGCCGACTTCGGCCACATCGAGCTGGGGCACCAGCGCGAGCTGAAACTCCAGGTGCTGCGCGCCGCCCTCGGACGCTTCGGCGGTCTCGAGCAGCCGTCGGCGACGATCAGCGGCGCGCGCGCTCTCCTGTCGGATCGAGGAGAGGTCATCGCCGAGGAGTCCGCCGACGCGACCGGGTGGCGCACCCGCGTCAGCCTCCACGTCGACGGCGACGGTCGGGTGGGCCCGTACGCGGCACGCAGCCACCGGGTGATCGAGGTGGACGAGCTCCCGCTCGCGACGGCCGAGATCCAGCGCGCGGCGCGCACGCTGTCGGCACCCCCGGGGCGGATCGATCTGGTGCAGCCCGCCGACGGGCGGGTGCGCATCGTGCCGCGCCCCGACGCAGCCGCCGCCGGGCGGGCCGGATCGGGTCGTCGTGGCGGCGGCCCGCGGCGCGGCGCGCCGCAACGCGCGGGCGTGGATGCCGCGGCGCACGAGATCATCACCGAACAGGTCGACGGGCGCTCCTTCCAGCTGGATGCCGGGGGGTTCTGGCAGGTGCACCGCCTCGCCGCACACTCCCTGACCGGCGCCGTCGTCGATGCGCTCACGGCCGCCGGCGGCGTCGATCCCGAGGCGCAGCACCTCGACCTCTACGGCGGGGTGGGGCTGTTCGCCGCGACGATCGGCACGCTCGGCGGCCCCGCCACGCGCGTCACCACGGTCGAGTCCGATCCGCGCGCGACCGAGCACGCCGGGGAGAATCTCGCCGCGTGGGTGGGAGCGCGCGCGGAGACCTCTCGCGCCGATCGTTTCCTCGCGCGCCTGCACGCTCAGGCGGGCGCCGTCGAGCGCGGGCGCCTCGGTCGCGGGGTCACTCTGCTCGATCCGCCGCGGGCGGGGGCAGGGCGTGAGGTCGTCGACGCGGTTGCGGCGCTCGCCCCGGCATCCATCGTCTATGTGGCGTGCGATCCGGTGGCTCTCGCTCGCGACATCGGCGCGTTCCGTGAGCGCGGCTATGGCGTTCGCCGCATCGAAGCGTTCGACCTCTTCCCGCACTCTCATCACGTGGAAGCCGTGGCGCTGCTGCAGCGCGAGCCGTGA
- a CDS encoding acyl-CoA carboxylase subunit epsilon, producing MPASDADMAGADAVHIDIRRGNPTAEELAAVIAVVTEAYEREAADAVVEDAPLRSAWEVSARGLRAPLRRDVAWGRFAG from the coding sequence ATGCCCGCGTCGGACGCGGATATGGCCGGTGCGGATGCCGTGCACATCGACATCCGTCGCGGAAACCCCACCGCGGAAGAGCTCGCCGCCGTGATCGCCGTGGTGACCGAGGCCTACGAGCGCGAGGCTGCGGACGCCGTCGTCGAGGATGCGCCGTTGCGGTCGGCCTGGGAGGTCTCGGCGCGCGGCCTGCGTGCGCCCCTGCGGCGCGACGTCGCCTGGGGACGGTTCGCGGGCTGA
- a CDS encoding response regulator transcription factor, producing the protein MTRVALIDDHESVRLGLEAACARAVTKQVVFSGSSVRAYLEWRQRSGAAPVDIVVLDLTLGDGTTVTENVSSIVADGSPVLIHSVADRPAAVREALAAGAAGVISKASRIDDVIAAIRTVARGEALDNVEWASAVDGDRAFADAQLSNRERDVLRLYAAGLPLKAVADRLGIAYSTAKENITRVRTKYVEVGRPAPTKVDLLRRAMEDGLMPGHAGATRGDD; encoded by the coding sequence ATGACCCGCGTCGCCCTCATCGATGACCACGAGTCCGTGCGCCTCGGGCTCGAGGCGGCGTGCGCGCGAGCCGTGACCAAGCAGGTCGTCTTCTCAGGCAGCAGCGTGCGCGCCTATCTGGAGTGGCGTCAGCGGTCGGGGGCGGCGCCGGTCGACATCGTGGTGCTCGACCTCACCCTCGGCGACGGCACCACGGTCACCGAGAACGTCAGCAGCATCGTCGCCGACGGCTCGCCGGTGCTCATCCACAGTGTCGCCGATCGCCCCGCCGCCGTCCGCGAGGCTCTGGCGGCCGGAGCGGCCGGTGTGATCAGCAAGGCCTCGCGCATCGACGACGTCATCGCCGCCATCCGCACGGTGGCGCGCGGCGAAGCCCTGGACAACGTCGAATGGGCCAGTGCCGTCGACGGCGACCGCGCTTTCGCCGATGCACAGCTGTCCAACCGCGAGCGCGACGTCCTGCGACTGTATGCCGCCGGCCTGCCGTTGAAGGCGGTCGCCGACCGGCTCGGCATCGCCTATTCCACGGCGAAGGAGAACATCACGCGCGTGCGCACGAAGTACGTCGAGGTCGGTCGTCCCGCCCCCACGAAGGTCGATCTGCTCCGCCGTGCGATGGAGGACGGTCTCATGCCCGGCCACGCCGGAGCGACCCGCGGTGACGACTGA
- a CDS encoding biotin carboxylase N-terminal domain-containing protein produces the protein MPRSLDLTSPRPQITKVLVANRGEIAVRVIRAARDSGKASVAVYADQDRDAMHAKLADEAYALEGATSADTYLSIEKILSVARRSGADAVHPGYGFLAENAEFARAVTAAGMIWIGPSPEAIEALGDKVTARHVAEKVGAPLAPGTPGPVAGADEVVAFAEQVGLPIAIKAAYGGGGRGLKVARELGEVAEMFESATREAVAAFGRGECFVEKYLDKPRHVETQCLADAEGNVVVVSTRDCSLQRRHQKLVEEAPAPFLTPAQKETLYASSKAILREVGYVGAGTCEFLIGADGTISFLEVNTRLQVEHPVSEEVTGIDLVREQFRLAEGGTLDYDDPEPLGHSIEFRINGEDPGRGFLPQPGRIHQFKTFGGPGIRLDSGVTAGDSVSGAFDSLLGKLIVTGRDRAEALERSRRALDEFEVAGMPTVLPFHRKVVRDPAFTAEDGHFGVFTRWIETEFVNDIAPWDGEAEAPAEAEPRHTVVVEVSGKRLEVSLPDRIALAPAKIGRPVVAPPSRRSHTASSVSGASGDAVTSPMQATVVKVAVEEGQSVVKGDLVVVLEAMKMEQPIPAHKDGVVGAINADPGTTVSAGHQLLTIS, from the coding sequence ATGCCACGCTCACTGGACCTGACGTCCCCGCGCCCGCAGATCACAAAAGTGCTCGTCGCGAACCGGGGAGAGATCGCGGTCCGAGTGATCCGCGCCGCTCGCGACTCGGGGAAGGCGTCGGTCGCGGTCTACGCCGACCAGGACCGCGACGCCATGCACGCCAAGCTCGCCGACGAGGCGTACGCGCTCGAGGGCGCCACCAGCGCCGACACGTACCTGTCGATCGAGAAGATCCTCTCGGTCGCCCGGCGCTCCGGCGCCGATGCGGTGCACCCCGGCTACGGCTTCCTCGCGGAGAACGCGGAGTTCGCCCGCGCCGTCACCGCGGCCGGCATGATCTGGATCGGCCCGTCGCCCGAGGCGATCGAAGCTCTCGGTGACAAGGTCACGGCCCGCCACGTCGCCGAGAAGGTGGGAGCTCCGCTCGCTCCCGGGACGCCCGGGCCGGTCGCGGGCGCCGATGAGGTCGTCGCCTTCGCCGAGCAGGTCGGTCTGCCGATCGCCATCAAGGCCGCCTACGGCGGCGGCGGACGCGGTCTCAAGGTGGCCCGCGAACTCGGCGAGGTCGCCGAGATGTTCGAATCGGCCACTCGCGAGGCGGTGGCCGCCTTCGGCCGCGGCGAGTGCTTCGTGGAGAAGTACCTCGACAAGCCGCGCCACGTCGAGACGCAGTGCCTCGCGGATGCCGAGGGCAACGTCGTCGTCGTCTCGACGCGCGACTGCTCACTGCAGCGACGCCACCAGAAGCTCGTCGAAGAGGCGCCGGCGCCGTTCCTGACCCCGGCGCAGAAGGAGACGCTCTACGCGTCGTCGAAGGCGATCCTCCGCGAGGTCGGCTACGTCGGGGCGGGCACGTGCGAGTTCCTCATCGGCGCCGATGGCACCATCTCCTTCCTCGAGGTGAACACGCGGCTGCAGGTTGAGCACCCCGTCTCCGAGGAGGTCACGGGCATCGACCTGGTGCGCGAGCAGTTCCGCCTGGCCGAGGGGGGCACCCTCGACTACGACGACCCCGAGCCTCTCGGCCACTCGATCGAGTTCCGCATCAACGGCGAAGACCCGGGTCGCGGCTTCCTCCCCCAGCCCGGGCGCATCCACCAGTTCAAGACGTTCGGCGGCCCCGGCATCCGTCTGGACTCCGGCGTCACCGCCGGCGACAGCGTCTCCGGCGCGTTCGACTCGCTGCTGGGCAAGCTCATCGTCACCGGACGTGATCGTGCCGAGGCCCTGGAGCGCTCGCGGCGCGCACTCGACGAGTTCGAGGTCGCAGGCATGCCCACCGTCCTGCCCTTCCACCGCAAGGTCGTGCGCGACCCCGCGTTCACGGCGGAGGATGGCCACTTCGGCGTCTTCACGCGCTGGATCGAGACCGAGTTCGTCAACGACATCGCGCCGTGGGACGGCGAGGCCGAGGCCCCGGCCGAGGCGGAGCCGCGCCACACGGTGGTCGTCGAGGTGTCGGGCAAGCGCCTCGAGGTGAGCCTGCCGGACCGCATCGCCCTGGCCCCGGCCAAGATCGGTCGCCCGGTCGTGGCGCCGCCCTCGCGCCGCTCCCACACGGCCTCCTCGGTCAGCGGTGCGTCCGGCGACGCTGTCACGTCTCCGATGCAGGCGACGGTCGTCAAGGTCGCGGTCGAAGAAGGGCAGTCGGTCGTCAAGGGCGATCTGGTGGTCGTCCTGGAGGCCATGAAGATGGAGCAGCCGATCCCGGCGCACAAGGACGGTGTCGTGGGCGCGATCAACGCCGACCCCGGCACCACCGTGTCCGCGGGCCACCAGCTGCTCACGATCTCCTGA
- a CDS encoding NAD(P)H-quinone dehydrogenase, whose translation MSSSFVNTQSVAVLGGGPGGYEAALAAAQLGADVTLVERAGVGGAAVITDVVPSKSLIATADAAVAISEASDLGVQFFAKGESGVALKPEVAINLAAVNKRLLSLARQQSDDMRAQLVDAGVRIISGHGRLDGHHAIVVATGPGGTDFDRVEADTLVVAVGASPRELPTARPDGERILTWTQLYDMKALPEHLIVVGSGVTGAEFASAYMNLGAKVTLISSRDQVLPGEDADAAAVLEKVFTRGGMTVLSTSRADAVERTADGVVVSLSDGRTVEGSHCLLAVGSIPNTAGIGLEDAGVQLTPSGHIRVNRVARTSVPNIYAAGDCTTFVPLASVASMQGRTAIFHALGDTVIPLERRRITANIFTAPEIATVGRQEKDLETGAINGYVYKLPLAANARAKMMGITDGFVKIIAREGSGTVIGGVIVAPRASELIYPIAIAVERRLTVDQVSRVFAVFPSLSASITDATRAMHLVNRDDDFFG comes from the coding sequence ATGTCCTCGAGCTTCGTCAACACCCAGTCGGTCGCCGTCCTCGGGGGCGGTCCCGGTGGGTACGAGGCGGCGCTCGCCGCCGCGCAGCTCGGTGCGGACGTCACCCTCGTCGAGCGCGCGGGGGTGGGCGGGGCGGCCGTCATCACCGACGTCGTCCCCTCCAAGAGCCTCATCGCCACCGCCGACGCCGCTGTCGCGATCTCGGAGGCCTCCGACCTCGGCGTGCAGTTCTTCGCAAAGGGGGAGAGCGGCGTCGCGCTCAAGCCCGAGGTCGCGATCAACCTCGCCGCCGTCAACAAGCGCCTGCTCTCGCTGGCTCGGCAGCAGTCCGATGACATGCGCGCGCAGCTGGTCGATGCCGGGGTGCGCATCATCTCGGGGCACGGGCGTCTGGACGGCCATCACGCGATCGTCGTGGCCACCGGCCCCGGCGGCACCGATTTCGATCGTGTCGAGGCCGACACCCTGGTCGTCGCCGTCGGCGCGTCGCCGCGCGAGCTTCCCACCGCGCGCCCGGACGGAGAGCGGATCCTCACGTGGACGCAGCTGTACGACATGAAGGCGCTTCCCGAGCACCTCATCGTCGTGGGCTCCGGGGTCACCGGTGCCGAGTTCGCCTCCGCCTACATGAACCTGGGGGCGAAGGTCACGCTGATCTCCAGTCGCGACCAGGTGCTGCCGGGTGAGGACGCCGACGCCGCCGCGGTTCTCGAGAAGGTCTTCACCCGCGGCGGAATGACGGTGCTGTCCACATCCCGTGCCGACGCGGTCGAACGCACCGCCGACGGCGTGGTCGTCTCGCTCTCCGACGGTCGCACCGTCGAAGGCAGCCACTGCCTGCTCGCCGTCGGCTCGATCCCGAACACCGCCGGCATCGGCCTCGAGGATGCCGGGGTGCAGCTGACGCCGTCCGGTCACATCCGCGTCAACCGTGTCGCGCGCACATCGGTGCCGAACATCTACGCGGCCGGCGACTGCACGACATTCGTTCCCTTGGCCTCGGTGGCCTCGATGCAGGGACGCACCGCGATCTTCCACGCGCTCGGCGACACCGTCATCCCGCTGGAGCGTCGCCGTATCACCGCGAACATCTTCACGGCGCCCGAGATCGCGACCGTCGGTCGTCAGGAGAAGGACCTCGAGACGGGGGCCATCAACGGCTACGTCTACAAGCTGCCGCTGGCGGCGAACGCCCGCGCGAAGATGATGGGCATCACCGACGGGTTCGTCAAGATCATCGCGCGCGAAGGCAGCGGCACCGTCATCGGCGGCGTCATCGTGGCCCCGCGGGCCTCCGAGCTCATCTACCCGATCGCCATCGCCGTCGAGCGGCGGCTGACGGTCGATCAGGTCTCGCGCGTGTTCGCCGTCTTCCCCTCGCTCAGCGCGTCGATCACGGACGCGACCCGCGCCATGCACCTCGTCAACCGCGACGACGACTTCTTCGGCTGA